A region from the Leishmania panamensis strain MHOM/PA/94/PSC-1 chromosome 20 sequence genome encodes:
- a CDS encoding hypothetical protein (TriTrypDB/GeneDB-style sysID: LpmP.20.1410), with protein MRSFISHRRAVSFGVDVGTSSIAQPRCISSFHRLTHTHALGGGSSSISRGFPIEHGARRNYGTTAILLKQHQPTNTGASAASSRASGQASRKQTRQKEAADYGTAGAFVEPALDNVTAAASLPLAASSSEAVLSAGTGTTSSVSRNVSGQGAACSAKAVRRGRRRPEAAAVSAARRSSTPSSNLVPSSPSFPSHERPSDAVATLPPLEPPMSSLVAGEDGIVVTASSSQGKKRGKRVSTGSPSPSGPAGSAVGSLGSTGAVAANTADTAAPMPSSLFGSPQPVYYTHNMMNTTPRTEEQRVAERCSITKLIMVSGSVSFLFTTLPRSEGPLKMYVKDLNRAQAPSHDSVRTIGKHVAHNQYNAAKSTENESGVGENSAAGTQTLLALSEKQFLELRQRLCAEQLATNTVFIHVREMEQLVPPHHLQLPALTAAEKSESGDARSAASSGEAAACNQREGKTRGRRGRRRGSVRPVRPLSTPVATSTPPTAPLPTLSPVERLLALQAWKKEAARRAEETQARYPVPAHYHAITRVRFHDPHQADLTVAMGSGWSKSIDSVLRAIVRSIPQDKRGAESGSSGSDSDAKWLTAEAEEDDSDDTSPPFPLPDPSMYSSEVSMQVANDAPAVEELRFLTSPYTVKPLLTVCASCVPRREAWIGTCAPGPSIAPATDVESGWSPYLLRAVPTVPRYSTRITIMLEHDEMDPSDLVSLAEISTARKSSSPSGTELHPSPDRQQDVTICGGGVDSTEQKVAAPKGSSLMPDGADFTVPKKPLHLYCLVQDAGEY; from the coding sequence ATGCGCTCGTTTATCAGCCACCGCAGGGCTGTGAGCTTTGGCGTTGATGTCGGCACCTCGTCCAtcgcgcagccgcgctgcATTTCCTCTTTCCATAGActtacacacacccacgctcTGGGAGGTGGATCATCGTCTATCTCCCGGGGCTTCCCTATAGAGCACGGTGCTCGCCGCAACTACGGCACAACGGCTATCCTCTTGAAACAGCACCAGCCCACCAACACCGGCGCCTCTGCGGCATCGTCGCGCGCGAGCGGTCAGGCAAGCCGCAAGCAAACGCggcagaaggaggcggcggacTATGGTACTGCAGGAGCCTTTGTGGAGCCTGCGCTAGATAACGttacggcggcagcgtcccTGCCGCtcgccgcgtcgtcgtcggagGCCGTCCTGTCGGCCGGGACCGGTACTACATCGTCGGTGTCGCGTAACGTGTCAGGACAAGGCGCTGCATGCAGCGCCAAGGCGGTGAGGCGAGGACGTAGAAGGCCGGAGGCAGCCGCCGTCAGTGCAGCACGTCGCTCCAGCACACCATCGTCCAACCTggtcccctcctctccttcttttccgTCACATGAGCGTCCCTCTGATGCTGTGGCCACCCTACCGCCGCTCGAGCCGCCGATGTCGTCCCTCGTCGCTGGCGAAGACGGCATCGTCGTTacagcgtcgtcgtcgcagGGAAAGAAACGTGGAAAGCGTGTATCGACGGGCTCACCCTCGCCTTCGGGCCCGGCGGGTAGTGCTGTCGGCAGTTTGGGGTCAACTGGGGCCGTCGCCGCGAATACGGCGGACACCGCTGCACCGATgccgtcctctctcttcggttCACCGCAGCCGGTCTACTACACGCACAATATGATGAACACAACGCCCCGTACGGAAGAGCAGCGCGTCGCGGAGCGGTGCAGCATTACGAAGCTGATCATGGTCTCCGGTTCAGTGTCCTTTCTCTTCACGACTCTTCCACGTAGCGAAGGGCCGCTGAAGATGTACGTGAAGGACCTCAATCGTGCCCAGGCGCCGTCGCATGACTCCGTTAGAACAATTGGCAAACATGTCGCTCACAACCAGTATAATGCTGCGAAGAGCACCGAGAACGAGAGCGGAGTCGGTGAGAATTCGGCTGCCGGCACGCAAACGCTTCTTGCGCTTTCGGAAAAGCAGTTCCTCGAgttgcggcagcgcctctgTGCGGAGCAGCTTGCCACCAACACTGTCTTCATCCATGTGCGTGAAATGGAACAgctggtgccgccgcaccacctTCAGCTTCCTGCCTTGACAGCcgcagagaagagcgaaagtGGTGATGCACGGAGCGCTGCCTCATCCGGCGAAGCGGCTGCATGCAACCAGCGGGAAGGCAAGACGCGCGGTCGCCGCGGACGTCGTCGTGGTAGTGTTCGCCCCGTGCGTCCTTTGTCGACCCCTGTTGCCACCTCAACCCCGCctacagcgccgctgccgacgcttTCCCCGGTGGAGCGCCTTCTCGCTTTGCAGGCGTGGAAAAaagaggcggcgcgccgtgCCGAGGAGACGCAAGCCCGCTACCCTGTTCCTGCTCATTATCACGCCATTACGCGGGTGCGCTTCCACGATCCCCACCAGGCAGACTTGACGGTGGCGATGGGCAGCGGGTGGTCCAAGAGCATTGATTCCGTCCTGCGCGCGATTGTGCGCAGCATACCACAAGACAAGCGTGGAGCCGAGTCGGGCAGCtccggcagcgacagcgacgccaAGTGGCTCACCGCTGAagcggaggaagacgacAGTGACGATACAAGCCCGCCCTTCCCGTTGCCCGACCCATCCATGTACAGCAGTGAGGTGAGCATGCAAGTCGCCAATGACGCACCGGCAGTGGAGGAGCTTCgcttcctcacctctccctATACAGTGAAGCCACTGCTGACGgtgtgcgccagctgcgtGCCGCGCCGCGAGGCGTGGATCGGCACGTGCGCACCTGGCCCATCAATTGCGCCTGCCACGGATGTGGAGTCGGGGTGGAGTCCCTACTTGTTGAGGGCGGTTCCAACGGTGCCGCGCTACTCGACCCGTATCACTATCATGCTCGAGCACGATGAAATGGACCCTTCCGACCTCGTCTCCCTCGCAGAGATCAGCACGGCACGCAAgtcttcctcaccctctGGAACAGAGCTGCATCCGTCGCCGGATCGGCAGCAAGACGTCACGAtttgcggtggcggcgtggaCTCGACGGAGCAGAAGGTGGCTGCTCCGAAAGGGAGCTCGCTGATGCCTGATGGGGCGGACTTCACAGTGCCTAAAAAGCCACTGCACTTGTACTGCCTTGTGCAAGATGCGGGCGAGTACTAG
- a CDS encoding hypothetical protein (TriTrypDB/GeneDB-style sysID: LpmP.20.1420), translating to MLQALMRRKFVVSLEVSNRDNAYDWMLRWLSHQKTFKVQQMSVLTRTPSMEYSSSDRMRAECLFSPCPNQRHFFFYEGRPLTLTRRRRDNISPGYSDDIFETLEFTTIGTSATVLQNIVKEAQQFAEQEDSDHTVVYMNGGSSWTRQSRPRSRRAIQSVVLPDGISEFVLSDVKKFLSSSSFYKQLGVPYRRGYLLHGPPGCGKTSFVMALAGELRLSISLLNLSNRNLNDESLTSLLNEARVDTIVLLEDIDRAFSNECNVTMSGLLNALDGVGAQEGRLVFMTTNHVDLLDAALIRPGRADVKIEVGLLDVDQSQRMYRKFFPKATEDMVEAFGRNFPPHVISAAQLQSHLFFHRDDAVAATVALPTFIASTRAFDASIEQMRSKKARLQKSLPRAPLLDFDTT from the coding sequence ATGCTCCAAGCTCTCATGCGGCGCAAGTTTGTCGTCTCTCTTGAGGTGTCGAACCGTGACAACGCCTACGATTGGATGTTGCGCTGGCTGTCCCACCAAAAAACGTTTAAGGTGCAACAGATGTCAGTGCTGACTCGGACGCCATCCATGGAGTACTCGTCCAGCGACCGCATGCGGGCGGAGTGCCTCTTCAGCCCTTGTCCGAATCAGCGACACTTTTTCTTCTACGAGGGTCGCCCGCTGACACTgacgcggcgacgccgcgaCAACATCAGCCCAGGCTACAGCGATGACATTTTCGAAACACTGGAGTTCACCACCATCGGCACGAGTGCCACAGTGCTGCAGAACATCGTAAAGGAGGCCCAGCAGTTTGCAGAGCAAGAGGACAGCGATCACACGGTAGTGTACATGAATGGTGGAAGCAGCTGGACTCGCCAATCCCGACCGCGTTCGCGGCGCGCCATTCAGTCCGTTGTGCTGCCAGATGGCATTTCTGAGTTTGTCCTAAGCGATGTCAAGAAGTTTCTCAGCTCGAGCTCCTTTTACAAGCAGTTGGGTGTACCCTACCGCCGCGGGTATCTTCTGCACGGGCCTCCAGGGTGCGGCAAGACGAGCTTTGTCATGGCGCTAGCCGGTGAACTGcgcctctccatctctctccttaACTTGTCGAATCGCAACCTCAACGACGAGTCGCTGACGTCACTGCTGAACGAGGCGCGCGTAGACACGATTGTACTGCTGGAGGACATCGACCGCGCCTTCAGCAATGAGTGCAACGTTACCATGAGTGGCCTCCTTAACGCACTCGACGGCGTCGGTGCCCAGGAGGGCCGCTTAGTCTTCATGACGACGAACCACGTGGACCTGCTGGACGCGGCGCTGATTCGGCCAGGCCGAGCAGATGTCAAGATTGAAGTCGGCCTGCTGGATGTGGATCAGTCGCAGCGCATGTACCGGAAGTTCTTCCCAAAGGCAACGGAGGATATGGTGGAGGCTTTTGGACGCAATTTTCCACCACATGTAATTAGCGCTGCCCAGCTACAGTCACATCTCTTCTTCCACCGAGACGACGCTGTCGCAGCGACCGTGGCGCTTCCCACATTCATTGCTAGCACTCGCGCCTTCGACGCCAGCATAGAGCAAATGCGAAGCAAGAAAGCGAGGCTTCAGAAGTCTCTACCGCGTGCACCACTGCTTGACTTCGATACCACGTAG